In Juglans microcarpa x Juglans regia isolate MS1-56 chromosome 4S, Jm3101_v1.0, whole genome shotgun sequence, a single window of DNA contains:
- the LOC121263393 gene encoding histone-lysine N-methyltransferase EZA1-like isoform X1, translating to MVSKKPSGEQSIESLGALSYNINQLKKQIEAERIVSIKEKLVKNGMKLESHVSQVILVASKTEVSLTENGVGKMLSSRTERPICKFNGSAQGFGDKDYINVHEVVLSTSIKLPPVERLPPYTTWIFLDRNQRMAEDQSVVGRRRIYYDQHGGEALVCSDSEDDITERVEEKHEFSEGEDRILWMAFQEHGLGEEVFNILSQIIGGTTLEIQERYNTLKEKYHKKLDLNSDNSEEFGPDVGLSLDKSLSAALDSFDNLFCRRCMLFDCRLHGCSQALIYPTEKQSYWSDHEEDRIPCSAQCYLQLRAVKDMPEISTIDDFQRMEHTNSEERVGTPVSCNAEERGSHDNANIIQEEGCIFGKSTPVISQAVCSSEAAATISNVNVTAIDNQRMGKHNFMKNADMALHDSTLVSDDFQGSSKKQKMFSAPEVVTITSEAPPAQNHTSSDNGESQTTLKCSAKEPDEHTLNEFVSSFSASSDRSEDDARDEIKDTRKVPELNQSSNSVGKSAEGLGSSEWKPIEKELYLKGIEMFGRNSCLIARNLLSGLKTCMEVSCYMHEGGALTPNRSIVSPSSLMEDNGKADMEYTDHEMPARSRLLRRRGKTRKFKYSWKSAGHPSIWKRIADGKNQSCKQYTPCGCQSMCGKQCPCLHNGTCCEKYCGCSKSCKNRFRGCHCAKSQCRSRQCPCFAAGRECDPDVCRNCWVSCGDSSLGEPPRQGDSQCGNMRLLLRQQQRILLAKSDIAGWGAFLKKPVNKNDYLGEYTGELISHREADKRGKIYDRANSSFLFDLNDQFVLDAYRKGDKLKFANHSSNPNCYAKVMLVAGDHRVGIFAKERIEASEELFYDYRYGPDQAPAWARKPESSKRDDSLFSQGRAKKHQSH from the exons GAAAAACTTGTGAAAAATGGAATGAAGCTAGAGAGTCATGTTTCTCAGGTTATATTGGTGGCATCAAAAACAGAGGTTTCACTCACTGAAAATGGGGTTGGTAAAATGCTTTCCTCAAGAACTGAACGTCCTATCTGTAAGTTTAATGGATCTGCACAAGGTTTTGGTGACAAGGACTATATTAATGTTCACGAAGTGGTATTGTCAACAAGTATCAAGCTTCCACCTGTTGAAAGGTTACCACCTTATACAACTTGGATATTTTTGGACAG AAATCAGAGAATGGCTGAAGACCAGTCAGTGGTTGGGAGAAGGCGCATCTACTATGATCAACATGGTGGCGAGGCACTGGTCTGTAGTGACAGTGAAGATGACATTACAGAACGTGTGGAAGAGAAGCATGAGTTTTCAGAAGGGGAAGATCGTATTTTATG GATGGCTTTTCAGGAGCATGGGCTAGGTGAGGAAGTATTCAACATTTTGAGCCAGATTATTGGAGGCACCACTTTGGAAATCCAA GAGCGATATAACACACTTAAGGAGAAGTATCACAAGAAACTTGATCTGAATTCCGACAACTCTGAGGAATTTGGACCTGATGTTGGCCTATCGTTGGACAAGAGCCTTAGTGCTGCTTTAGATTCTTTTGATAACCTTTTCTGTCGTCGCTGTATG CTGTTTGACTGCCGGCTGCATGGCTGTTCTCAAGCTTTAATTTATCCT ACTGAAAAGCAGTCATACTGGTCTGACCATGAAGAAGACCGGATACCTTGCAGTGCTCAGTGTTACCTTCAG TTAAGAGCTGTCAAAGACATGCCAGAAATTTCAACTATCGATGATTTTCAGAGGATGGAGCATACAAATTCAGAAGAGAGGGTTGGGACTCCTGTGTCCTGTAATGCTGAAGAGCGGGGTTCTCATGATAATGCAAACATTATACAAGAGGAAGGATGCATTTTTGGGAAAAGTACACCTGTTATTTCACAAGCTGTTTGTAGTTCAGAAGCCGCTGCCACAATCTCAAATGTGAATGTTACAGCAATAGACAACCAAAGGATGGGGAAGCACAATTTCATGAAGAACGCAGACATGGCACTACATGACTCAACATTGGTTTCTGATGATTTCCAGGGTTCCAGTAAGAAACAGAAGATGTTTTCAGCTCCGGAGGTAGTAACTATAACTAGTGAAGCTCCACCAGCTCAGAATCACACTTCAAGTGACAATGGTGAAAGTCAAACAACGCTTAAATGCTCTGCAAAGGAACCTGATGAACATACCTTAAACGAGTTTGTTAGTTCTTTTAGTGCTTCCAGTGATAGGTCTGAGGACGATGccagagatgaaataaaagataccAGAAAAGTGCCTGAACTGAACCAATCATCCAATTCCGTAGGAAAAAGTGCTGAAGGGTTAGGTAGCTCTGAATGGAAACCTATTGAGAAAGAACTGTATTTAAAGGGTATAGAGATGTTTGGAAGAAACAG CTGCCTCATAGCCAGGAACTTGCTTTCTGGTCTAAAGACATGCATGGAGGTATCCTGTTACATGCATGAAGGGGGAGCTTTGACACCGAACAGATCTATTGTTTCACCAAGTTCATTAATGGAAGACAATGGGAAAGCTGATATGGAATATACT GACCATGAGATGCCCGCGAGATCACGGCTGCTTCGTAGAAGGGGCAAAACGCGGAAGTTCAAATATTCTTGGAAATCTGCTGGCCACCCATCAATTTGGAAAAGAATCGCCGATGGGAAAAACCAGTCTTGTAAGCAATATACCCCATGTGGATGCCAGTCTATGTGTGGAAAGCAATGCCCTTGTCTACATAATGGAACTTGCTGcgaaaaatattgtgg ATGCTCAAAGAGCTGTAAAAACCGGTTCAGGGGATGCCATTGTGCGAAGAGTCAATGCAGAAGTCGGCAATGCCCATGCTTTGCTGCTGGACGTGAATGTGACCCAGACGTTTGCCGAAATTGCTGGGTTAG TTGTGGAGACAGTTCATTAGGTGAACCACCCCGGCAAGGAGATAGCCAATGTGGAAACATGAGGCTCCTTTTAAGGCAACAGCAGAGA ATTCTCTTGGCAAAGTCTGATATTGCTGGATGGGGAGCCTTTTTGAAG AAACCTGTGAACAAAAATGACTATCTTGGGGAGTATACCGGTGAATTGATCTCCCATAGAGAAGCAGATAAGCGGGGGAAAATTTATGATCGTGCAAATTCATCTTTCCTCTTTGACTTAAACGATCAG TTTGTCCTTGATGCTTACCGCAAAGGAGACAAGCTGAAATTTGCAAACCACTCGTCAAACCCTAATTGCTATGCAAAG GTAATGCTAGTCGCAGGAGATCATCGAGTAGGTATTTTTGCCAAGGAACGGATTGAAGCTAGTGAGGAGCTCTTCTATGATTATCGATATGGACCAGATCAAGCACCTGCATGGGCTCGAAAGCCGGAAAGTTCCAAGAGAGATGATTCATTGTTTTCTCAAGGCAGAGCAAAGAAACACCAATCTCATTAG
- the LOC121263393 gene encoding histone-lysine N-methyltransferase EZA1-like isoform X2: MAEDQSVVGRRRIYYDQHGGEALVCSDSEDDITERVEEKHEFSEGEDRILWMAFQEHGLGEEVFNILSQIIGGTTLEIQERYNTLKEKYHKKLDLNSDNSEEFGPDVGLSLDKSLSAALDSFDNLFCRRCMLFDCRLHGCSQALIYPTEKQSYWSDHEEDRIPCSAQCYLQLRAVKDMPEISTIDDFQRMEHTNSEERVGTPVSCNAEERGSHDNANIIQEEGCIFGKSTPVISQAVCSSEAAATISNVNVTAIDNQRMGKHNFMKNADMALHDSTLVSDDFQGSSKKQKMFSAPEVVTITSEAPPAQNHTSSDNGESQTTLKCSAKEPDEHTLNEFVSSFSASSDRSEDDARDEIKDTRKVPELNQSSNSVGKSAEGLGSSEWKPIEKELYLKGIEMFGRNSCLIARNLLSGLKTCMEVSCYMHEGGALTPNRSIVSPSSLMEDNGKADMEYTDHEMPARSRLLRRRGKTRKFKYSWKSAGHPSIWKRIADGKNQSCKQYTPCGCQSMCGKQCPCLHNGTCCEKYCGCSKSCKNRFRGCHCAKSQCRSRQCPCFAAGRECDPDVCRNCWVSCGDSSLGEPPRQGDSQCGNMRLLLRQQQRILLAKSDIAGWGAFLKKPVNKNDYLGEYTGELISHREADKRGKIYDRANSSFLFDLNDQFVLDAYRKGDKLKFANHSSNPNCYAKVMLVAGDHRVGIFAKERIEASEELFYDYRYGPDQAPAWARKPESSKRDDSLFSQGRAKKHQSH; this comes from the exons ATGGCTGAAGACCAGTCAGTGGTTGGGAGAAGGCGCATCTACTATGATCAACATGGTGGCGAGGCACTGGTCTGTAGTGACAGTGAAGATGACATTACAGAACGTGTGGAAGAGAAGCATGAGTTTTCAGAAGGGGAAGATCGTATTTTATG GATGGCTTTTCAGGAGCATGGGCTAGGTGAGGAAGTATTCAACATTTTGAGCCAGATTATTGGAGGCACCACTTTGGAAATCCAA GAGCGATATAACACACTTAAGGAGAAGTATCACAAGAAACTTGATCTGAATTCCGACAACTCTGAGGAATTTGGACCTGATGTTGGCCTATCGTTGGACAAGAGCCTTAGTGCTGCTTTAGATTCTTTTGATAACCTTTTCTGTCGTCGCTGTATG CTGTTTGACTGCCGGCTGCATGGCTGTTCTCAAGCTTTAATTTATCCT ACTGAAAAGCAGTCATACTGGTCTGACCATGAAGAAGACCGGATACCTTGCAGTGCTCAGTGTTACCTTCAG TTAAGAGCTGTCAAAGACATGCCAGAAATTTCAACTATCGATGATTTTCAGAGGATGGAGCATACAAATTCAGAAGAGAGGGTTGGGACTCCTGTGTCCTGTAATGCTGAAGAGCGGGGTTCTCATGATAATGCAAACATTATACAAGAGGAAGGATGCATTTTTGGGAAAAGTACACCTGTTATTTCACAAGCTGTTTGTAGTTCAGAAGCCGCTGCCACAATCTCAAATGTGAATGTTACAGCAATAGACAACCAAAGGATGGGGAAGCACAATTTCATGAAGAACGCAGACATGGCACTACATGACTCAACATTGGTTTCTGATGATTTCCAGGGTTCCAGTAAGAAACAGAAGATGTTTTCAGCTCCGGAGGTAGTAACTATAACTAGTGAAGCTCCACCAGCTCAGAATCACACTTCAAGTGACAATGGTGAAAGTCAAACAACGCTTAAATGCTCTGCAAAGGAACCTGATGAACATACCTTAAACGAGTTTGTTAGTTCTTTTAGTGCTTCCAGTGATAGGTCTGAGGACGATGccagagatgaaataaaagataccAGAAAAGTGCCTGAACTGAACCAATCATCCAATTCCGTAGGAAAAAGTGCTGAAGGGTTAGGTAGCTCTGAATGGAAACCTATTGAGAAAGAACTGTATTTAAAGGGTATAGAGATGTTTGGAAGAAACAG CTGCCTCATAGCCAGGAACTTGCTTTCTGGTCTAAAGACATGCATGGAGGTATCCTGTTACATGCATGAAGGGGGAGCTTTGACACCGAACAGATCTATTGTTTCACCAAGTTCATTAATGGAAGACAATGGGAAAGCTGATATGGAATATACT GACCATGAGATGCCCGCGAGATCACGGCTGCTTCGTAGAAGGGGCAAAACGCGGAAGTTCAAATATTCTTGGAAATCTGCTGGCCACCCATCAATTTGGAAAAGAATCGCCGATGGGAAAAACCAGTCTTGTAAGCAATATACCCCATGTGGATGCCAGTCTATGTGTGGAAAGCAATGCCCTTGTCTACATAATGGAACTTGCTGcgaaaaatattgtgg ATGCTCAAAGAGCTGTAAAAACCGGTTCAGGGGATGCCATTGTGCGAAGAGTCAATGCAGAAGTCGGCAATGCCCATGCTTTGCTGCTGGACGTGAATGTGACCCAGACGTTTGCCGAAATTGCTGGGTTAG TTGTGGAGACAGTTCATTAGGTGAACCACCCCGGCAAGGAGATAGCCAATGTGGAAACATGAGGCTCCTTTTAAGGCAACAGCAGAGA ATTCTCTTGGCAAAGTCTGATATTGCTGGATGGGGAGCCTTTTTGAAG AAACCTGTGAACAAAAATGACTATCTTGGGGAGTATACCGGTGAATTGATCTCCCATAGAGAAGCAGATAAGCGGGGGAAAATTTATGATCGTGCAAATTCATCTTTCCTCTTTGACTTAAACGATCAG TTTGTCCTTGATGCTTACCGCAAAGGAGACAAGCTGAAATTTGCAAACCACTCGTCAAACCCTAATTGCTATGCAAAG GTAATGCTAGTCGCAGGAGATCATCGAGTAGGTATTTTTGCCAAGGAACGGATTGAAGCTAGTGAGGAGCTCTTCTATGATTATCGATATGGACCAGATCAAGCACCTGCATGGGCTCGAAAGCCGGAAAGTTCCAAGAGAGATGATTCATTGTTTTCTCAAGGCAGAGCAAAGAAACACCAATCTCATTAG